One region of Gigantopelta aegis isolate Gae_Host chromosome 7, Gae_host_genome, whole genome shotgun sequence genomic DNA includes:
- the LOC121377997 gene encoding uncharacterized protein LOC121377997, whose translation MVQTLSDMASTAVAKSGFQRRVAFLASTRRRQSWSTDDVTSVMPIIVCGRWTDMEGGVLWYGRPSLTLAEQTLYMSQMKCTLLLILLVALTISHPTEGKIRLRKIWHKIKAIAEIINKLRKRDLAEFENNMDGLTDQLQLEDALDTPVAREILNEDGNSEASMEEFQRFIAEMSKVE comes from the exons ATGGTGCAGACGTTGTCTGATATGGCGTCGACAGCAGTGGCGAAGAGTGGCTTTCAGCGACGAGTCGCATTTTTAGCTTCAACACGCCGACGGCAGAGCTGGAGTACCGACGACGTAACGAGCGTTATGCCAATAATTGTGTGCGGCAGGTGGACAGATATGGAGGGGGGAGTGTTATGGTATGGGCGGCCATCACTTACACTGGCAGAACAGACCTTGTACATGTCCCAG ATGAAGTGCACACTGTTGCTGATACTGCTAGTGGCCCTCACGATAAGCCATCCGACAGAAGGCAAAATCAGACTGCGAAAAATCTGGCATAAAATAAAGGCGATAGCAGAAATAATAAACAAGCTACGCAAGCGAG atctCGCGGAGTTTGAAAATAACATGGACGGACTAACGGATCAGCTACAACTGGAAGATGCCTTGGACACGCCGGTTGCTCGGGAAATCCTGAACGAAGATG GAAACTCCGAGGCCTCTATGGAAGAGTTCCAACGATTCATTGCAGAGATGAGCAAAGTGGAATAA